One part of the Torulaspora delbrueckii CBS 1146 chromosome 8, complete genome genome encodes these proteins:
- the ALA1 gene encoding alanine--tRNA ligase (similar to Saccharomyces cerevisiae ALA1 (YOR335C); ancestral locus Anc_7.58) has translation MTIGDKQRWTAKNVRNTFLDYFKSKEHRFVPSSPVIPYDDPTLLFANAGMNQYKPIFLGTVDPASDFYTMKRAYNSQKCIRAGGKHNDLEDVGRDSYHHTFFEMLGNWSFGDYFKKEAINYSWELLTKVYGIPADRLYVTYFEGDSKQGLEPDVEALELWKSVGVPEDHILPGNAKDNFWEMGDQGPCGPCSEIHYDRIGGRNAASLVNQDDPDVLEVWNLVFIQFNREQDGSLKSLPAKHIDTGMGFERLVSVLQDCRSNYDTDVFMPLFASIQELTGARPYAGKFGTEDADGVDTAYRVLADHVRTLTFALADGGVPNNEGRGYVLRRILRRGARYARKYMNYPIGNFFSRLAPTLIDQVQEMFPEVAKDPSFLFEILDEEEASFAKTLDRGERLFEKYADAAAQSGNKTLDGLQVWRLYDTYGFPVDLTELMAEEKGLTIDGPGFEKAKQESYEASKRGGKKDNSSLLKLNVHELSQLNEEHVPKTDDSAKYGTQDVDATILRLFDGSQFVNEITEPGKKYGIILDKTCFYAEQGGQEYDMGKIVIDGSAEFDVDNVQLYNGFVFHTGTLLEGKLSINDKIIASYDELRRFPIRNNHTGTHILNYGLLETLGTEVDQKGSLVAPEKLRFDFSHKKALTVDELRKVENISNEQIKQNLSVYYKDVPLDLARSIYNVRAVFGETYPDPVRVVSVGRPVDELLENPASEEWGKYSIEFCGGTHVAKTSDIREFVILEESGIAKGIRRIVAVTGSEAHEAQRIAKQYESELLAAEKLPFSPLKEKKLKELGVQLGQLSISVIRKQELREHFNKIDKAVKDEVKSRSKKEAKQTLDEVKEYFAANESSPYFVKFINIPTNAKAITEAINYMKSSAKDKSIYLFTGNDPEGKVAHGCYISDDALSKGIDGPALGKIVSGAVGGKAGGKGNVFQGMGDKPAGVENATTELESLFKEKLVI, from the coding sequence ATGACTATTGGTGATAAGCAAAGATGGACGGCCAAGAACGTTCGTAACACTTTCTTGGACTATTTCAAAAGTAAGGAGCACAGATTTGTTCCCTCTTCTCCGGTTATTCCCTATGATGATCCAACTCTATTGTTCGCTAATGCTGGTATGAACCAGTATAAGCCTATCTTTTTGGGAACTGTGGACCCTGCTTCCGACTTCTACACTATGAAACGTGCTTACAACTCTCAGAAATGTATCAGAGCTGGTGGTAAGCATaatgatttggaagatgtcGGAAGAGACTCCTACCATCACAcattctttgaaatgctGGGCAACTGGTCGTTTGGTGattatttcaagaaagaggcCATCAACTACTCGTGGGAGCTTTTGACCAAAGTGTACGGAATACCAGCTGACAGACTCTATGTCACTTATTTTGAAGGCGATTCTAAGCAAGGCTTGGAACCAGACGTAGAAGCGCTCGAGCTATGGAAATCGGTTGGAGTGCCAGAGGATCACATTCTTCCAGGTAATGCCAAGGACAACTTCTGGGAAATGGGTGACCAAGGTCCTTGTGGTCCTTGTTCCGAAATCCATTATGATAGGATTGGTGGTAGAAACGCAGCATCATTAGTTAACCAAGATGACCCAGATGTGTTGGAAGTGTGGAATCTGGTCTTCATACAGTTCAACAGAGAACAGGATGGCTCTCTGAAGTCGCTTCCAGCCAAACATATCGACACTGGTATGggttttgaaagattagTTTCTGTTTTGCAAGATTGCAGATCCAACTACGATACTGACGTCTTCATGCCATTGTTCGCTAGTATCCAAGAACTTACCGGTGCCAGACCATATGCTGGTAAATTTGGTACTGAAGACGCCGATGGTGTTGATACAGCTTATAGAGTGTTGGCCGATCATGTGCGTACTTTGACGTTTGCTTTAGCTGATGGTGGTGTTCCAAATAATGAAGGTAGAGGTTATGTGTTGAGACGTATCTTGAGAAGAGGTGCTCGTTACGCCCGTAAATATATGAACTACCCAATCGGAAACTTCTTCTCTCGTCTGGCTCCTACCTTAATCGACCAGGTTCAGGAAATGTTCCCAGAAGTCGCTAAGGATCCTTCATTTTTGtttgagattttggatgaggaagaagcttcATTCGCCAAGACTCTAGATCGTGGTGAgagactctttgaaaaatatgcCGACGCTGCTGCTCAATCCGGCAACAAAACTTTGGACGGGTTGCAAGTGTGGAGATTATATGATACCTACGGTTTCCCTGTCGATTTGACTGAGTTGATGGCAGAGGAAAAGGGTTTAACGATTGACGGACCTGGTTTCGAAAAGGCAAAGCAAGAGTCATACGAAGCTTCTAAGAGAGGTGGTAAGAAGGACAATTCTAGTCTATTAAAGCTAAATGTTCACGAACTTTCGCAATTAAATGAGGAACACGTCCCCAAGACTGACGATAGCGCAAAATACGGTACCCAAGACGTCGATGCTACCATTTTGAGACTATTTGATGGATCTCAATTTGTTAACGAGATTACGGAGCCAGGTAAAAAATACGGTATTATTTTGGACAAGACTTGTTTCTATGCTGAGCAAGGTGGCCAAGAATATGATATGGGTAAGATCGTCATTGATGGTTCCGCCGAATTTGATGTTGATAACGTTCAGCTGTACAATGGTTTTGTTTTCCACACTGGTACTCTCTTAGAGGGCAAGCTTTCCATCAATGATAAGATTATTGCTTCATATGATGAATTGCGTCGTTTCCCCATTAGAAATAACCACACTGGTACTCACATTCTGAACTACGGTCTACTAGAAACGCTCGGTACCGAAGTCGATCAAAAGGGTTCTTTGGTTGCTCCAGAGAAACTTAGATTCGACTTTTCTCACAAGAAAGCTTTGACTGTTGATGAACTGCGTAAGGTGGAAAACATCTCTAACGAGCAAATCAAGCAGAATTTGAGCGTTTATTACAAGGATGTTCCACTAGACCTTGCCAGATCGATCTACAACGTTCGTGCTGTGTTTGGTGAAACTTACCCAGATCCCGTCCGTGTTGTGTCCGTCGGTAGGCCTGTTGATGAACTATTGGAGAACCCTGCTAGCGAAGAATGGGGTAAATATTCTATTGAATTCTGTGGTGGTACCCATGTTGCCAAGACTAGTGATATAAGAGAGTTTGTTATCTTGGAAGAAAGTGGAATCGCTAAAGGTATCAGAAGAATTGTTGCAGTTACTGGTTCAGAGGCTCACGAGGCTCAAAGAATCGCAAAGCAATACGAGTCCGAGTTATTGGCTGCTGAGAAATTACCATTTTCTCCACtaaaagagaagaagctaaAGGAGTTGGGTGTCCAACTAGGCCAACTATCCATCTCAGTCATCAGAAAACAAGAACTTAGAGAgcatttcaacaagataGATAAGGCTGTCAAGGATGAGGTCAAATCAAGGTCTAAGAAGGAGGCAAAACAAACCTTGGACGAAGTTAAAGAATATTTCGCTGCCAACGAATCCTCACCATATTTTGTTaagttcatcaatatcCCAACAAACGCCAAGGCCATTACCGAAGCCATAAATTACATGAAGTCCTCTGCCAAGGATAAATCTATCTACTTGTTTACTGGAAACGACCCAGAAGGCAAGGTCGCTCATGGTTGTTACATCTCGGACGATGCTTTGTCAAAGGGTATCGATGGTCCTGCTCTAGGTAAGATAGTTTCTGGCGCTGTCGGTGGTAAAGCTGGTGGTAAGGGCAATGTCTTCCAAGGTATGGGTGATAAGCCTGCTGGAGTTGAGAACGCAACTACAGAGCTGGAGAGCTTGTTTAAAGAGAAGCTAGTTATTTAA
- the KRE5 gene encoding Kre5p (similar to Saccharomyces cerevisiae KRE5 (YOR336W); ancestral locus Anc_7.57), with the protein MFLCSFIANVIFWLRLTSALDLNGAGIGVKEQAKVWSILGFLIQGEQRSILVDLYPFVTGLEDYESDIECEDCDLPTIVSGILSTEYGMKDIAALLPIYSNLYPMGMLKDDHDTSNESRFVLNGKQYVKSDDVFYLKSKELQKQAEFSDLEVTQPNEVIIGNNKEAPIVILYGCPDEAGEFEEFNRNLYNEATTSGKLRYIWRSSCPLERSHITGVPVSFTLRNQSSPAALPIESLDVPEEFTNRLPSFETPTAEELSGIDLKVAKLVADHYFKYRDFHSTLSYAKGIINNLPLLLQQLAKLDTNTSEISKSNERLSDLGISYDMLGIYVNGQNMRLSEVDRYNLLSAVVSEYLRLSHLGAALQTADKNCTLATAKQLLQEFSRLSLPNLEELQPIKVDLHRIPGFSESVIYFNDIEQDGQYDELGTEIQKFFGKSKFGEIPEYRQNWNEVIFVIDFGRLDDQEAKYALDGLNRALKAVAQGYPQRVGLLPLNTGSAEGIINDIYRLKDKDLNELMEFLETIPTPDFSSKSYDKAPNYSRILNELQIHETSIIVNGEIYPFKKNSWHYLIAKVMKKDKAFLKKELLKFGSKKELTDIDVRGLLHLRSSNTRHGKYAPDYFVDSSYTSLDNSVLQLFGGRVLEYTKGKDYLALHTVTLFDDFSCSQALERYKHILETSFVGVRVRIIHRGSLKDHTWNKLKIILSNELDMAQIDSLIKTSKTSYSVPEVSKDDISRWLVDFSDESLSDGAFLVVNGRFIILDNEEVPSKNQFEAIIKREAKRTLDTLKALEIVCPSTLEGEISPDFTEMVSATLTKLFYHGAQLYNNGIDYTPEGFLPRINVNLEFNNFTVFESHSDEKPVDVSLFLDPTEERSQTLLSLVTFLEPIPFVNLRIVLLPTEDLKITPVNRIYLDDSSDVVIEEESKKEYQVELDVPSDFYVTNTSQLDGVIVEVHAFKKGELISESKIDGVGGVCLELVDPQNNVVANCITMTTFGYGQLRAKSLGTGFSIRSCDPRFRVTSFASNGRSDYVRSTTFPLLSLNKAKVHVEVEEISGAKMVVDSDSDEMHIFTILKDNGEDEEKTQKMIISVLLNAKNRKVKFWILDQAFLTKSFKEFCQRITQSTDFEGSVEFIKYKWPLWLRPQRFSDRRMDLYKVLFVDVIFPQNVSQILYMEPDSSPIDPTELYDEEVSLPFSLLEASGPGYWDSGYWAKTLQERRAKFHTTDPAFLINLQNLRKLEMGDKLRIHYQRLSADRNSLINAAQDLLNDLQVEVPINTLSPLTKSRLKVDDEEVALWLDGGSFEEELNEELAAEELRGDLIHDEL; encoded by the coding sequence ATGTTTTTGTGCAGTTTCATAGCCAACGTGATATTCTGGCTACGATTGACAAGTGCTCTGGACCTCAATGGCGCTGGGATTGGTGTGAAAGAGCAAGCGAAGGTATGGTCGATTCTGGGGTTCCTAATACAAGGCGAGCAAAGAAGTATCCTGGTAGATCTTTATCCATTTGTTACAGGTCTGGAAGACTATGAGAGTGACATTGAGTGCGAAGACTGCGATCTGCCCACGATAGTATCCGGAATACTATCAACAGAGTATGGCATGAAGGATATCGCCGCCTTGCTCCCCATTTATTCCAATTTGTATCCAATGGGAATGTTAAAGGATGACCATGATACATCGAATGAGAGCCGTTTTGTGTTGAATGGAAAGCAGTATGTGAAATCAGATGATGTGTTCTATCTAAAATCCAAAGAATTGCAGAAACAAGCTGAATTTAGCGATCTTGAAGTAACGCAGCCAAACGAAGTTATAATCGGTAACAACAAGGAAGCACCGATCGTTATTCTTTATGGCTGTCCCGATGAAGCCGGTGAATTCGAGGAGTTTAACCGTAACTTGTACAACGAGGCTACGACATCTGGCAAACTGAGGTATATATGGCGTTCGAGTTGCCCTTTGGAGAGATCTCATATTACTGGAGTGCCAGTTAGTTTTACTTTGAGAAATCAAAGCTCTCCAGCAGCTTTACCAATTGAATCGCTCGATGTGCCCGAAGAATTTACTAATAGATTACCAAGCTTCGAAACTCCCACAGCTGAAGAGTTGAGTGGTATTGATCTTAAAGTTGCAAAACTTGTGGCTGATCATTATTTCAAGTATAGGGATTTCCACTCTACTCTAAGCTATGCCAAGGGAATAATAAATAACCTTCCTCTCTTGCTACAACAGTTGGCTAAGCTAGACACAAACACATCTGAGATTTCGAAATCCAATGAAAGACTCAGTGATTTGGGTATTAGCTACGATATGTTGGGGATATACGTCAACGGTCAAAATATGAGATTGTCAGAAGTAGACAGATATAATTTGCTTAGTGCCGTTGTGTCAGAGTATCTTAGACTAAGTCATTTAGGCGCAGCTTTACAAACGGCTGATAAAAACTGTACTTTGGCAACCGCAAAGCAACTACTTCAAGAGTTTTCCAGGCTCTCTCTTCCAAATCTAGAAGAGTTGCAACCAATAAAGGTGGATTTGCACAGAATCCCGGGATTCTCCGAAAGTGTGATTTATTTCAACGATATTGAGCAAGATGGTCAATACGATGAACTGGGGACTGAGATTCAGAAATTTTTTGGCAAATCCAAATTCGGTGAAATTCCTGAATATAGACAGAATTGGAATGAGGTTATCTTTGTCATTGATTTTGGCCGCCTagatgatcaagaagcAAAATATGCTTTAGACGGTTTGAATCGTGCACTGAAAGCAGTTGCACAAGGTTACCCACAAAGAGTGGGGCTCCTTCCTTTGAATACGGGCTCCGCTGAAGGTATAATTAACGATATTTATCGGTTGAAGGATAAAGATCTGAACGAACTTATGGAATTTCTTGAGACAATACCAACCCCAGACTTTAGTTCAAAAAGTTACGATAAAGCGCCCAAttattcaagaattttgaacGAACTCCAAATACATGAGACATCCATTATAGTCAATGGAGAAATTTACCCTTTTAAGAAAAACAGCTGGCACTATCTTATCGCCAAGGtcatgaagaaagacaaagCTTTtctgaagaaagagttACTGAAATTTGGTAGTAAAAAGGAGCTGACCGATATTGACGTGAGAGGGTTGCTACATCTGAGATCTTCAAACACTCGTCATGGAAAGTACGCACCAGACTATTTTGTTGATTCATCTTATACGTCTTTGGATAATTCCGTTTTGCAATTATTTGGAGGCCGTGTTTTGGAGTACACTAAAGGGAAAGACTATCTGGCATTACACACAGTCACActttttgatgattttaGCTGTTCACAAGCGTTAGAGAGATATAAACATATTCTCGAAACGTCATTTGTCGGAGTTAGAGTTAGAATTATTCACAGAGGctcattgaaagatcacACTTGGAATAAGTTGAAAATTATTTTGTCCAACGAACTTGATATGGCGCAAATTGATTCTCTTATTAAGACATCTAAAACAAGTTACTCCGTTCCGGAAGTGAGCAAAGATGATATCAGCAGATGGTTGGTGGATTTCTCAGATGAATCTCTCTCGGATGGTGCCTTCCTGGTGGTCAATGGACGATTCATAATCCTGGATAACGAAGAAGTTCCTTCAAAAAACCAGTTTGAAGCTATAATAAAGAGAGAGGCGAAGAGAACATTGGACACTTTAAAAGCGCTAGAGATTGTGTGTCCATCGACCCTGGAAGGTGAGATAAGTCCGGATTTTACTGAGATGGTATCAGCCACTTTGACCAAGCTATTTTATCATGGAGCGCAACTTTACAACAATGGGATTGATTATACTCCCGAAGGGTTTTTGCCGCGAATCAATGTCAACTTGGAGTTTAACAATTTCACGGTATTCGAGAGTCATAGCGATGAAAAGCCAGTAGATGTCAGTCTGTTCTTGGATCCAACAGAGGAAAGGTCTCAAACACTGCTATCCTTAGTGACTTTCTTGGAGCCTATACCATTTGTCAACTTGCGTATTGTGCTACTCCCAACCGAAGATCTCAAGATTACACCGGTCAACCGAATCTATCTGGATGATTCGAGTGATGTCGTCatcgaagaagaatcaaagaaagaataccaaGTGGAGCTTGATGTTCCCTCCGACTTTTACGTAACCAATACTTCTCAATTGGATGGTGTAATCGTTGAAGTTCACGCCTTTAAAAAAGGTGAGCTGATCAGCGAGTCCAAGATTGATGGTGTTGGAGGTGTGTGCTTGGAACTTGTTGACCCACAAAACAACGTTGTAGCAAATTGCATCACCATGACGACCTTTGGTTATGGCCAATTGAGAGCAAAATCTCTAGGAACAGGTTTTTCGATCAGGAGTTGCGATCCAAGGTTCAGAGTCACTTCCTTTGCATCCAACGGTCGCTCAGATTACGTTAGATCGACTACTTTTCCACTTTTAAGCTTGAACAAGGCCAAGGTGCATGtagaagtagaagaaatTTCAGGTGCAAAAATGGTAGTGGATTCAGACAGCGACGAAATGCACATTTTCACGATCCTCAAGGATAATGgggaagatgaagaaaagactCAGAAAATGATCATATCAGTTCTCCTTAATGCAAAGAACAGGAAAGTCAAGTTTTGGATCCTTGATCAAGCATTCCTaacaaaatctttcaaagagttctGCCAAAGAATTACTCAAAGTACAGATTTTGAAGGGTCAGTGGAATTTATCAAGTACAAATGGCCATTGTGGCTAAGGCCTCAACGATTCAGCGATCGCAGAATGGATTTGTACAAAGTTTTGTTTGTTGATGTAATTTTCCCACAAAATGTTTCCCAAATTCTATACATGGAACCAGATTCCTCTCCCATTGATCCGACCGAACTATATGATGAGGAGGTAAGCCTTCCCTTTTCGTTGCTCGAAGCTTCTGGACCAGGCTACTGGGATTCCGGATACTGGGCCAAGACCCTCCAGGAGAGAAGGGCTAAGTTTCACACAACTGATCCAGCCTTCCTAATCAACTTACAAAATCTGCGCAAGCTTGAAATGGGTGACAAGTTACGTATACACTATCAACGACTCTCTGCGGATAGAAACTCGCTGATCAATGCTGCGCAAGACTTACTAAACGATCTACAGGTGGAAGTGCCCATCAACACGCTTTCTCCACTCACAAAATCTCGTTTGAAagtcgatgatgaagaagtagCTTTGTGGCTTGATGGAGGCAGCTtcgaggaagaattgaacgAAGAATTGGCTGCTGAAGAGTTAAGAGGCGATTTGATTCACGATGAGCTTTAA
- the TEA1 gene encoding Tea1p (similar to Saccharomyces cerevisiae TEA1 (YOR337W); ancestral locus Anc_7.56) — protein MEIGADNAADTAIKRPFENEDLPEAGKAKIENQGRKRLACSNCRRRRKKCDLTYPCGNCQRLSLECNVNEEDLRKKRYAATYVKSLETHIAYLETSLKNLVDKVYPNDVQVLNNMMIGDVDSGFPNNLPPTIENPRLSVDKKRTFIKGSYYPEGPVSEKTQVLRRSTSALSVNSLVSSSSSTPSAYPETMKKERIKDLHTAVIVRPNRNPDPNLINNDPKVLKSLSKFYTWLYPGHYFFLHRESFLYGFFNHAENHYEDSNYCSTELIYAMCAVGSRLSPELHDMSQIYYEKSKTKLLQLVFDEDSVASITTVQALFCLAFYELGKGDNKIAWYLSGLAIRVGYEMGFQLDPQVWITTDSDDAKQKLTKSELEIRSRIYWGCYVADHLICVLLGRTSTLSVSNSTIPQSDELPELEGTEGFKYRSDHELQVSVPLKNLIVLSRVVQIYTAKIFIEAHLTSQKLVFLARFNLKVQSWRQSLPPFLAWSTQSLKDMMLATDPTISYFWYYYYIVRLIFNRPFLADSSDSRAVVMDALDDLTTLFTNFRARFQNFYKATLQMLYACLLATNCLEHLLHATAPDTPQHREVTSRLRFFSTILHKDMAVTFDLPSTLARSRDHQPLQLDQLDQACNSAYTHDFTLSNEIDELIRELFGSNDPQLPTT, from the coding sequence ATGGAAATTGGAGCTGACAATGCTGCTGATACAGCTATCAAGAGGCCGTTTgagaatgaagatttgCCCGAGGCTGGTAAGGCTAAAATAGAGAATCAGGGCAGGAAACGGCTGGCGTGTTCAAATTGTCGAAGACGGCGTAAGAAGTGTGATCTGACTTATCCCTGCGGTAACTGTCAGCGTTTGAGTTTAGAATGTAATgtgaatgaagaagacttgCGTAAGAAACGGTATGCTGCTACTTATGTCAAGTCATTGGAGACTCATATCGCGTATTTGGAAAcgtctttgaagaatctggTGGACAAAGTGTACCCGAATGACGTTCAGGTTCTCAATAACATGATGATCGGCGATGTGGATTCTGGTTTTCCTAATAATTTACCTCCCACGATTGAAAATCCAAGGTTATCTGTTGACAAGAAAAGAACATTTATCAAGGGTAGTTACTATCCCGAAGGACCGGTGAGTGAAAAAACTCAGGTGCTTAGACGCTCAACATCGGCTTTATCTGTGAACTCGCTCGTctcttcaagctcttcaacaCCTTCTGCTTACCCTGAGACcatgaagaaggaaaggATTAAGGATCTACATACGGCTGTGATTGTGAGACCCAATCGTAATCCTGATCCAAACCTGATCAACAATGATCCAAAGGTGTTGAAATCGTTGTCCAAATTTTATACGTGGTTGTATCCTGGACACTACTTCTTTCTGCACCGTGAAAGTTTTTTGTATGGATTCTTTAACCACGCAGAGAACCATTATGAGGATTCCAATTACTGTTCAACGGAGCTGATTTATGCAATGTGCGCTGTCGGTAGTCGTCTTTCGCCTGAACTGCACGACATGTCTCAAATTTACTACGAAAAGAGTAAGACTAAGCTTTTGCAATTAGTTTTTGACGAAGATAGTGTTGCGAGTATCACCACTGTGCAAGCGCTTTTCTGCCTTGCATTCTACGAGCTGGGAAAAGGTGATAATAAGATCGCATGGTACCTGAGCGGTCTTGCAATTCGTGTAGGATACGAGATGGGTTTTCAATTGGACCCTCAGGTGTGGATTACCACTGACTCGGATGATGCGAAACAGAAACTGACCAAGAGCGAGTTAGAGATTCGTTCCCGGATTTACTGGGGTTGTTACGTGGCGGACCACCTGATCTGCGTCCTTCTGGGCCGTACATCTACATTGAGCGTTAGTAATTCCACCATTCCACAGAGCGATGAACTTCCGGAACTTGAAGGTACAGAAGGCTTCAAATACAGAAGCGATCATGAATTACAGGTCTCTGTTCCattaaagaatttgatcgTGCTCTCACGTGTGGTGCAAATTTACACTGCTaagatcttcatcgagGCTCATCTCACCTCACAAAAACTAGTTTTCTTAGCTCgattcaatttgaaagtgCAAAGTTGGAGGCAATCATTACCACCGTTCCTTGCTTGGTCAACGCAGTCGCTTAAAGATATGATGCTTGCAACTGATCCCACAATCTCATATTTCTGGTACTACTACTACATCGTGCGTctgatcttcaacagacCCTTTCTAGCAGACTCCAGTGATAGTCGTGCCGTGGTAATGGACGCTCTTGACGACTTGACTACTTTGTTCACGAATTTCCGTGCaagattccaaaatttttaTAAGGCAACTTTACAAATGTTGTATGCGTGCCTGCTAGCCACGAACTGTTTGGAACACTTGCTTCATGCAACTGCACCAGATACTCCACAGCACCGTGAAGTGACATCGAGATTGAGATTTTTTTCCACCATTTTACACAAAGATATGGCCGTCACGTTTGATTTACCTTCTACATTAGCAAGAAGTCGAGACCACCAACCATTACAGTTGGACCAATTGGATCAAGCCTGTAATTCAGCCTACACGCACGATTTTACTCTGAGTAACGAGATCGACGAATTGATAAGAGAGCTGTTCGGTTCCAATGATCCGCAACTGCCTACAACATAG
- the TDEL0H03960 gene encoding uncharacterized protein (similar to Saccharomyces cerevisiae FUN19 (YAL034C) and YOR338W; ancestral locus Anc_7.55), producing MEFYSPQPEHAQLHGPVELKEGLLVRDNGIDALLEELLIPSPPLSPVCSDREEEEEQKDENSIQVRPSWSPGLAVRREKRSLQGFLAEYRAFKRMDCKSVRRPRVLADAERIYRTRRRLQEPRSESDDESAPMRPSTPSRRRRVGTSCVVSPLASAKAVHQTPHYVPSMSWEKLPDYSPPLATLSSEKCLKVEWKGSPMDLSNDPLRDLLHPAELNLAQTLRLPCDLYLDSKRRLFLEKMHRLKQGLAFRRTDAQKACRIDVNKASRLYAAFEKVGWLKDSNFTIFL from the coding sequence ATGGAGTTTTATTCGCCGCAGCCGGAACATGCGCAATTGCACGGACCGGTAGAGTTAAAAGAAGGATTGCTTGTGCGCGATAATGGGATCGATGCGTTGTTAGAAGAGTTGTTGATTCCTTCGCCACCGCTTTCGCCGGTTTGCAGTGATCgggaagaggaagaagagcaaaaagatgaaaattcTATTCAAGTAAGGCCTAGTTGGAGTCCCGGGCTTGCCGTAAGGCGTGAAAAGCGTTCTTTACAAGGGTTTTTGGCAGAGTATAGGGCTTTTAAAAGGATGGATTGTAAGTCTGTAAGACGTCCCAGAGTTTTGGCAGATGCAGAAAGGATTTATCGTACAAGGAGAAGGTTGCAGGAGCCTCGTTCGGAATCGGATGATGAGTCAGCACCAATGAGGCCTTCTACACCCTCGCGCCGTAGGCGCGTGGGAACATCCTGTGTGGTTTCGCCACTCGCATCGGCGAAAGCAGTTCATCAGACCCCCCATTATGTGCCCAGTATGTCTTGGGAGAAATTGCCCGATTATTCGCCTCCATTAGCTACATTGAGCTCGGAGAAATGTTTGAAAGTAGAATGGAAAGGTTCTCCAATGGACCTTTCAAATGATCCATTACGAGATCTGTTGCATCCTGCGGAGTTGAACCTTGCCCAAACGCTACGACTGCCCTGTGATCTATATTTGGATTCGAAACGGAGATTGtttttggagaaaatgCATCGTTTGAAGCAAGGCTTGGCATTCCGAAGAACTGATGCTCAAAAGGCATGTCGTATAGACGTTAACAAGGCATCGAGACTTTATGctgcttttgaaaaagtggGTTGGTTAAAGGATTCTAATTTTACGATTTTCTTATAG
- the UBC11 gene encoding putative E2 ubiquitin-protein ligase UBC11 (similar to Saccharomyces cerevisiae UBC11 (YOR339C); ancestral locus Anc_7.54), with product MTTAAEGHSVVKRLQNELVQLMMSPTPGLSAFPASEDDLTQWFGVIVGPEGTPYENLKFRLSLKFTDQYPYQPPKVTFVSPMWHPNVDMSGNICLDILKDQWSAVYNVQTILLSLQALLEEPNNGSPLNAIAAELWDTDMDEYKKRLFARYEEFEE from the coding sequence ATGACAACTGCAGCAGAAGGTCATAGTGTAGTCAAGAGGTTACAAAATGAACTTGtacaattgatgatgtCCCCAACCCCGGGACTAAGTGCTTTCCCTGCTAGTGAGGATGATCTGACTCAGTGGTTTGGTGTCATTGTGGGTCCAGAAGGTACACCTTACGAGAACCTCAAGTTTAGGCTATCACTTAAGTTTACGGATCAGTACCCTTACCAACCGCCAAAGGTTACATTTGTAAGCCCGATGTGGCATCCCAATGTGGACATGAGTGGGAATATATGCCTGGATATTTTAAAAGATCAATGGTCTGCAGTTTACAACGTACAGACTATATTACTCTCACTACAGGCACTATTGGAAGAGCCAAACAATGGATCACCTTTGAATGCGATAGCTGCAGAACTTTGGGATACTGATATGGATGAGTATAAGAAAAGGCTCTTTGCTCGATACGAAGAGTTCGAAGAgtaa